The following are encoded in a window of Physeter macrocephalus isolate SW-GA chromosome 9, ASM283717v5, whole genome shotgun sequence genomic DNA:
- the ZNF484 gene encoding zinc finger protein 484 isoform X2 translates to MTKFLGSVSFKDVTVDFSREEWQQLDLAQKSLYRNVMLENYFNLISVGCQVPKPEVIFNLEWEEEPCMLDGEISSQSYLDQGIGFETSQQGMSEGVSIQLERINLFTRDDLYSILEELWQDDEQTGRCEENQNKHLSHVASINKDTLADEGDCEYNKDIRKIFRVNTYLVPSRKRLHKYDSFQKNLKPIVSLCNYNRNNATENFDKIFGYGNIFTHMNSHTEMNACEYNQCKKLLSHKQTLIQHQKFHGENLYLLSDCVKLSTHKSHLFAHQRIYTEENHHECSKYETVFTRKSQFAVPQVYTRKKPFICAEYGKDFSLNSNHEKTPDTEETDCKCSPHGKAFIQKSDLFRHQRIHTGGKKTYNYSECGENVSQNSNLNIHKKVHTGEKHFECTECGKAFTRKSTLSMHQKIHTGEKPYVCTECGKAFIRKSHFITHERIHTGEKPYECSDCGKSFIKKSQLHVHQRIHTGENPFICSECGKVFTHKTNLIIHQKIHTGERPYICTECGKAFTDRSNLIKHQKIHTGEKPYKCSDCGKSFTWKSRLRIHQKCHTGERHYECSECGKAFIQKSTLSMHQRIHKGEKPYVCTECGKAFFHKSHFITHERIHTGEKPYECNDCGKSFTKKSQLHVHQQIHTGQKPYRCAECGKAFTDRSNLFTHQKIHTGEKPYKCNDCGKAFTRKSGLHIHQQSHTGERHYECSECGKAFARKSTLIMHQRIHTGEKPYICTECGKSFIQKSHLNRHRRIHTGEKPYECSDCGKAFIKKSQLLEHHRIHTGEKPYMCAECGKTFTIRSNLIKHQKIHTKQKPYKCSDFRKAFNWKAQLSIHQKSDTGEVECSVPQSWCGDKSFEEL, encoded by the coding sequence atcaggGTATTGGTTTTGAAACGTCACAACAGGGAATGTCCGAAGGAGTTTCAATCCAGCTTGAGAGAATTAATCTCTTCACAAGAGATGACCTGTATTCCATTTTAGAAGAATTGTGGCAAGATGATGAACAGACAGGGAGATGTGAGGAAAACCAGAACAAACATTTAAGTCATGTTGCCTCCATCAACAAGGATACGCTAGCTGATGAGGGAGACTGTGAATATAATAAAGACATTAGGAAAATATTTCGTGTAAACACATACCTTGTTCCTTCAAGAAAAAGACTACATAAGTATGACTCATTTCAAAAGAATTTGAAGCCTATTGTAAGCCTATGTAATTATAATAGAAACAATGCAACAGAAAATTTTGATAAGATTTTTGGATATGGTAATATCTTCACTCATATGAATTCTCATACAGAAATGAATGCTTGTGAATATAATCAATGTAAGAAACTTCTGAGTCATAAGCAAACTCTCATTCAACATCAAAAATTTCATGGAGAGAACCTCTACTTACTTTCTGATTGTGTAAAACTTTCCACCCATAAGTCACACCtctttgcacatcaaaggattTATACTGAAGAGAACCATCATGAGTGCAGCAAATATGAAACAGTCTTCACTCGGAAGTCCCAATTTGCTGTACCTCAGGTTTATACAAGAAAGAAACCCTTTATATGCGCTGAATATGGGAAGGACTTTTCCCTTAACTCAAACCATGAGAAAACTCCTGACACTGAGGAGACTGACTGTAAATGCAGTCCACATGGAAAAGCCTTTATCCAGAAGTCAGATCTGTTCAGAcaccagagaattcatactggaggaaaaaaaacctataatTATAGTGAATGTGGGGAAAATGTCTCTCAGAATTCAAACCTCAATATACATAAAAAAGTTCATACTGGCGAGAAACACTTTGAATGTACTGAATGTGGAAAAGCTTTCACAAGGAAATCAACACTAAGTATGCATCAGAAAATTCATACAGGAGAAAAACCTTATGTATGTacggaatgtgggaaagcctttatcCGGAAGTCACATTTTATTACACATGAGAGAATTCATACcggagagaaaccttatgaatgcaGTGACTGTGGGAAGTCCTTTATAAAGAAGTCACAGCTCCATGTGCATCAGCGAATTCACACAGGGGAGAATCCCTTTATATGTTCAGAATGTGGGAAGGTCTTCACCCACAAGACAAATCTCATTATACACCAGaaaattcatactggtgagaGACCCTATATATGTActgaatgtgggaaggcctttacTGACAGGTCAAATCTCATTAAACACCAaaaaattcatactggagagaaaccctataaatgCAGTGACTGTGGAAAATCATTCACCTGGAAGTCACGGCTCAGGATACATCAGAAATGTCATACTGGAGAGAGACATTatgaatgcagtgaatgtgggaaagcattTATTCAGAAGTCAACACTGAGTATGCACCAGAGAAttcataaaggagaaaaaccctatGTTTGCActgaatgtgggaaggccttcttCCATAAGTCACATTTTATTACACAtgagagaattcatactggagagaaaccttacgaATGCAATGATTGTGGGAAATCCTTCACGAAGAAATCACAGCTTCATGTACATCAGCAAATTCACACAGGACAGAAACCCTACAGATGTGCTGAATGTGGAAAGGCTTTTACTGACAGATCAAATCTCTTCACACACCAGaaaattcatactggtgagaaaccctataaatgtaATGACTGTGGAAAAGCCTTCACTCGGAAGTCAGGCCTCCATATACATCAGCAGTCTCATACTGGAGAAAGAcattatgagtgcagtgaatgtgggaaagcctttgcAAGAAAATCAACACTAATTatgcatcagagaattcatacaggagagaaaccttataTTTGTACTGAATGTGGGAAGTCCTTCATCCAGAAGTCACACTTAAATCGACATcggagaattcatactggagagaagccctatgaatgCAGTGACTGTGGGAAGGCCTTTATTAAGAAGTCACAACTCCTTGAACATCATCgaattcacacaggagagaaaccatatatGTGTGCTGAATGTGGAAAGACTTTCACCATCAGATCAAATCTTATTAAACACCAGAAAATTCATACTAAACAGAAACCCTATAAATGTAGTGACTTTAGGAAAGCCTTCAACTGGAAAGCACAACTCAGTATACATCAGAAATCTGATACTGGGGAAGTAGAATGCTCAGTGCCACAATCATGGTGTGGGGATAAAAGTTTTGAGGAGCTATAG
- the ZNF484 gene encoding zinc finger protein 484 isoform X1, giving the protein MHVFFQGSVSFKDVTVDFSREEWQQLDLAQKSLYRNVMLENYFNLISVGCQVPKPEVIFNLEWEEEPCMLDGEISSQSYLDQGIGFETSQQGMSEGVSIQLERINLFTRDDLYSILEELWQDDEQTGRCEENQNKHLSHVASINKDTLADEGDCEYNKDIRKIFRVNTYLVPSRKRLHKYDSFQKNLKPIVSLCNYNRNNATENFDKIFGYGNIFTHMNSHTEMNACEYNQCKKLLSHKQTLIQHQKFHGENLYLLSDCVKLSTHKSHLFAHQRIYTEENHHECSKYETVFTRKSQFAVPQVYTRKKPFICAEYGKDFSLNSNHEKTPDTEETDCKCSPHGKAFIQKSDLFRHQRIHTGGKKTYNYSECGENVSQNSNLNIHKKVHTGEKHFECTECGKAFTRKSTLSMHQKIHTGEKPYVCTECGKAFIRKSHFITHERIHTGEKPYECSDCGKSFIKKSQLHVHQRIHTGENPFICSECGKVFTHKTNLIIHQKIHTGERPYICTECGKAFTDRSNLIKHQKIHTGEKPYKCSDCGKSFTWKSRLRIHQKCHTGERHYECSECGKAFIQKSTLSMHQRIHKGEKPYVCTECGKAFFHKSHFITHERIHTGEKPYECNDCGKSFTKKSQLHVHQQIHTGQKPYRCAECGKAFTDRSNLFTHQKIHTGEKPYKCNDCGKAFTRKSGLHIHQQSHTGERHYECSECGKAFARKSTLIMHQRIHTGEKPYICTECGKSFIQKSHLNRHRRIHTGEKPYECSDCGKAFIKKSQLLEHHRIHTGEKPYMCAECGKTFTIRSNLIKHQKIHTKQKPYKCSDFRKAFNWKAQLSIHQKSDTGEVECSVPQSWCGDKSFEEL; this is encoded by the coding sequence atcaggGTATTGGTTTTGAAACGTCACAACAGGGAATGTCCGAAGGAGTTTCAATCCAGCTTGAGAGAATTAATCTCTTCACAAGAGATGACCTGTATTCCATTTTAGAAGAATTGTGGCAAGATGATGAACAGACAGGGAGATGTGAGGAAAACCAGAACAAACATTTAAGTCATGTTGCCTCCATCAACAAGGATACGCTAGCTGATGAGGGAGACTGTGAATATAATAAAGACATTAGGAAAATATTTCGTGTAAACACATACCTTGTTCCTTCAAGAAAAAGACTACATAAGTATGACTCATTTCAAAAGAATTTGAAGCCTATTGTAAGCCTATGTAATTATAATAGAAACAATGCAACAGAAAATTTTGATAAGATTTTTGGATATGGTAATATCTTCACTCATATGAATTCTCATACAGAAATGAATGCTTGTGAATATAATCAATGTAAGAAACTTCTGAGTCATAAGCAAACTCTCATTCAACATCAAAAATTTCATGGAGAGAACCTCTACTTACTTTCTGATTGTGTAAAACTTTCCACCCATAAGTCACACCtctttgcacatcaaaggattTATACTGAAGAGAACCATCATGAGTGCAGCAAATATGAAACAGTCTTCACTCGGAAGTCCCAATTTGCTGTACCTCAGGTTTATACAAGAAAGAAACCCTTTATATGCGCTGAATATGGGAAGGACTTTTCCCTTAACTCAAACCATGAGAAAACTCCTGACACTGAGGAGACTGACTGTAAATGCAGTCCACATGGAAAAGCCTTTATCCAGAAGTCAGATCTGTTCAGAcaccagagaattcatactggaggaaaaaaaacctataatTATAGTGAATGTGGGGAAAATGTCTCTCAGAATTCAAACCTCAATATACATAAAAAAGTTCATACTGGCGAGAAACACTTTGAATGTACTGAATGTGGAAAAGCTTTCACAAGGAAATCAACACTAAGTATGCATCAGAAAATTCATACAGGAGAAAAACCTTATGTATGTacggaatgtgggaaagcctttatcCGGAAGTCACATTTTATTACACATGAGAGAATTCATACcggagagaaaccttatgaatgcaGTGACTGTGGGAAGTCCTTTATAAAGAAGTCACAGCTCCATGTGCATCAGCGAATTCACACAGGGGAGAATCCCTTTATATGTTCAGAATGTGGGAAGGTCTTCACCCACAAGACAAATCTCATTATACACCAGaaaattcatactggtgagaGACCCTATATATGTActgaatgtgggaaggcctttacTGACAGGTCAAATCTCATTAAACACCAaaaaattcatactggagagaaaccctataaatgCAGTGACTGTGGAAAATCATTCACCTGGAAGTCACGGCTCAGGATACATCAGAAATGTCATACTGGAGAGAGACATTatgaatgcagtgaatgtgggaaagcattTATTCAGAAGTCAACACTGAGTATGCACCAGAGAAttcataaaggagaaaaaccctatGTTTGCActgaatgtgggaaggccttcttCCATAAGTCACATTTTATTACACAtgagagaattcatactggagagaaaccttacgaATGCAATGATTGTGGGAAATCCTTCACGAAGAAATCACAGCTTCATGTACATCAGCAAATTCACACAGGACAGAAACCCTACAGATGTGCTGAATGTGGAAAGGCTTTTACTGACAGATCAAATCTCTTCACACACCAGaaaattcatactggtgagaaaccctataaatgtaATGACTGTGGAAAAGCCTTCACTCGGAAGTCAGGCCTCCATATACATCAGCAGTCTCATACTGGAGAAAGAcattatgagtgcagtgaatgtgggaaagcctttgcAAGAAAATCAACACTAATTatgcatcagagaattcatacaggagagaaaccttataTTTGTACTGAATGTGGGAAGTCCTTCATCCAGAAGTCACACTTAAATCGACATcggagaattcatactggagagaagccctatgaatgCAGTGACTGTGGGAAGGCCTTTATTAAGAAGTCACAACTCCTTGAACATCATCgaattcacacaggagagaaaccatatatGTGTGCTGAATGTGGAAAGACTTTCACCATCAGATCAAATCTTATTAAACACCAGAAAATTCATACTAAACAGAAACCCTATAAATGTAGTGACTTTAGGAAAGCCTTCAACTGGAAAGCACAACTCAGTATACATCAGAAATCTGATACTGGGGAAGTAGAATGCTCAGTGCCACAATCATGGTGTGGGGATAAAAGTTTTGAGGAGCTATAG
- the ZNF484 gene encoding zinc finger protein 484 isoform X4, which produces MLENYFNLISVGCQVPKPEVIFNLEWEEEPCMLDGEISSQSYLDQGIGFETSQQGMSEGVSIQLERINLFTRDDLYSILEELWQDDEQTGRCEENQNKHLSHVASINKDTLADEGDCEYNKDIRKIFRVNTYLVPSRKRLHKYDSFQKNLKPIVSLCNYNRNNATENFDKIFGYGNIFTHMNSHTEMNACEYNQCKKLLSHKQTLIQHQKFHGENLYLLSDCVKLSTHKSHLFAHQRIYTEENHHECSKYETVFTRKSQFAVPQVYTRKKPFICAEYGKDFSLNSNHEKTPDTEETDCKCSPHGKAFIQKSDLFRHQRIHTGGKKTYNYSECGENVSQNSNLNIHKKVHTGEKHFECTECGKAFTRKSTLSMHQKIHTGEKPYVCTECGKAFIRKSHFITHERIHTGEKPYECSDCGKSFIKKSQLHVHQRIHTGENPFICSECGKVFTHKTNLIIHQKIHTGERPYICTECGKAFTDRSNLIKHQKIHTGEKPYKCSDCGKSFTWKSRLRIHQKCHTGERHYECSECGKAFIQKSTLSMHQRIHKGEKPYVCTECGKAFFHKSHFITHERIHTGEKPYECNDCGKSFTKKSQLHVHQQIHTGQKPYRCAECGKAFTDRSNLFTHQKIHTGEKPYKCNDCGKAFTRKSGLHIHQQSHTGERHYECSECGKAFARKSTLIMHQRIHTGEKPYICTECGKSFIQKSHLNRHRRIHTGEKPYECSDCGKAFIKKSQLLEHHRIHTGEKPYMCAECGKTFTIRSNLIKHQKIHTKQKPYKCSDFRKAFNWKAQLSIHQKSDTGEVECSVPQSWCGDKSFEEL; this is translated from the coding sequence atcaggGTATTGGTTTTGAAACGTCACAACAGGGAATGTCCGAAGGAGTTTCAATCCAGCTTGAGAGAATTAATCTCTTCACAAGAGATGACCTGTATTCCATTTTAGAAGAATTGTGGCAAGATGATGAACAGACAGGGAGATGTGAGGAAAACCAGAACAAACATTTAAGTCATGTTGCCTCCATCAACAAGGATACGCTAGCTGATGAGGGAGACTGTGAATATAATAAAGACATTAGGAAAATATTTCGTGTAAACACATACCTTGTTCCTTCAAGAAAAAGACTACATAAGTATGACTCATTTCAAAAGAATTTGAAGCCTATTGTAAGCCTATGTAATTATAATAGAAACAATGCAACAGAAAATTTTGATAAGATTTTTGGATATGGTAATATCTTCACTCATATGAATTCTCATACAGAAATGAATGCTTGTGAATATAATCAATGTAAGAAACTTCTGAGTCATAAGCAAACTCTCATTCAACATCAAAAATTTCATGGAGAGAACCTCTACTTACTTTCTGATTGTGTAAAACTTTCCACCCATAAGTCACACCtctttgcacatcaaaggattTATACTGAAGAGAACCATCATGAGTGCAGCAAATATGAAACAGTCTTCACTCGGAAGTCCCAATTTGCTGTACCTCAGGTTTATACAAGAAAGAAACCCTTTATATGCGCTGAATATGGGAAGGACTTTTCCCTTAACTCAAACCATGAGAAAACTCCTGACACTGAGGAGACTGACTGTAAATGCAGTCCACATGGAAAAGCCTTTATCCAGAAGTCAGATCTGTTCAGAcaccagagaattcatactggaggaaaaaaaacctataatTATAGTGAATGTGGGGAAAATGTCTCTCAGAATTCAAACCTCAATATACATAAAAAAGTTCATACTGGCGAGAAACACTTTGAATGTACTGAATGTGGAAAAGCTTTCACAAGGAAATCAACACTAAGTATGCATCAGAAAATTCATACAGGAGAAAAACCTTATGTATGTacggaatgtgggaaagcctttatcCGGAAGTCACATTTTATTACACATGAGAGAATTCATACcggagagaaaccttatgaatgcaGTGACTGTGGGAAGTCCTTTATAAAGAAGTCACAGCTCCATGTGCATCAGCGAATTCACACAGGGGAGAATCCCTTTATATGTTCAGAATGTGGGAAGGTCTTCACCCACAAGACAAATCTCATTATACACCAGaaaattcatactggtgagaGACCCTATATATGTActgaatgtgggaaggcctttacTGACAGGTCAAATCTCATTAAACACCAaaaaattcatactggagagaaaccctataaatgCAGTGACTGTGGAAAATCATTCACCTGGAAGTCACGGCTCAGGATACATCAGAAATGTCATACTGGAGAGAGACATTatgaatgcagtgaatgtgggaaagcattTATTCAGAAGTCAACACTGAGTATGCACCAGAGAAttcataaaggagaaaaaccctatGTTTGCActgaatgtgggaaggccttcttCCATAAGTCACATTTTATTACACAtgagagaattcatactggagagaaaccttacgaATGCAATGATTGTGGGAAATCCTTCACGAAGAAATCACAGCTTCATGTACATCAGCAAATTCACACAGGACAGAAACCCTACAGATGTGCTGAATGTGGAAAGGCTTTTACTGACAGATCAAATCTCTTCACACACCAGaaaattcatactggtgagaaaccctataaatgtaATGACTGTGGAAAAGCCTTCACTCGGAAGTCAGGCCTCCATATACATCAGCAGTCTCATACTGGAGAAAGAcattatgagtgcagtgaatgtgggaaagcctttgcAAGAAAATCAACACTAATTatgcatcagagaattcatacaggagagaaaccttataTTTGTACTGAATGTGGGAAGTCCTTCATCCAGAAGTCACACTTAAATCGACATcggagaattcatactggagagaagccctatgaatgCAGTGACTGTGGGAAGGCCTTTATTAAGAAGTCACAACTCCTTGAACATCATCgaattcacacaggagagaaaccatatatGTGTGCTGAATGTGGAAAGACTTTCACCATCAGATCAAATCTTATTAAACACCAGAAAATTCATACTAAACAGAAACCCTATAAATGTAGTGACTTTAGGAAAGCCTTCAACTGGAAAGCACAACTCAGTATACATCAGAAATCTGATACTGGGGAAGTAGAATGCTCAGTGCCACAATCATGGTGTGGGGATAAAAGTTTTGAGGAGCTATAG
- the ZNF484 gene encoding zinc finger protein 484 isoform X3 yields MGSVSFKDVTVDFSREEWQQLDLAQKSLYRNVMLENYFNLISVGCQVPKPEVIFNLEWEEEPCMLDGEISSQSYLDQGIGFETSQQGMSEGVSIQLERINLFTRDDLYSILEELWQDDEQTGRCEENQNKHLSHVASINKDTLADEGDCEYNKDIRKIFRVNTYLVPSRKRLHKYDSFQKNLKPIVSLCNYNRNNATENFDKIFGYGNIFTHMNSHTEMNACEYNQCKKLLSHKQTLIQHQKFHGENLYLLSDCVKLSTHKSHLFAHQRIYTEENHHECSKYETVFTRKSQFAVPQVYTRKKPFICAEYGKDFSLNSNHEKTPDTEETDCKCSPHGKAFIQKSDLFRHQRIHTGGKKTYNYSECGENVSQNSNLNIHKKVHTGEKHFECTECGKAFTRKSTLSMHQKIHTGEKPYVCTECGKAFIRKSHFITHERIHTGEKPYECSDCGKSFIKKSQLHVHQRIHTGENPFICSECGKVFTHKTNLIIHQKIHTGERPYICTECGKAFTDRSNLIKHQKIHTGEKPYKCSDCGKSFTWKSRLRIHQKCHTGERHYECSECGKAFIQKSTLSMHQRIHKGEKPYVCTECGKAFFHKSHFITHERIHTGEKPYECNDCGKSFTKKSQLHVHQQIHTGQKPYRCAECGKAFTDRSNLFTHQKIHTGEKPYKCNDCGKAFTRKSGLHIHQQSHTGERHYECSECGKAFARKSTLIMHQRIHTGEKPYICTECGKSFIQKSHLNRHRRIHTGEKPYECSDCGKAFIKKSQLLEHHRIHTGEKPYMCAECGKTFTIRSNLIKHQKIHTKQKPYKCSDFRKAFNWKAQLSIHQKSDTGEVECSVPQSWCGDKSFEEL; encoded by the coding sequence atcaggGTATTGGTTTTGAAACGTCACAACAGGGAATGTCCGAAGGAGTTTCAATCCAGCTTGAGAGAATTAATCTCTTCACAAGAGATGACCTGTATTCCATTTTAGAAGAATTGTGGCAAGATGATGAACAGACAGGGAGATGTGAGGAAAACCAGAACAAACATTTAAGTCATGTTGCCTCCATCAACAAGGATACGCTAGCTGATGAGGGAGACTGTGAATATAATAAAGACATTAGGAAAATATTTCGTGTAAACACATACCTTGTTCCTTCAAGAAAAAGACTACATAAGTATGACTCATTTCAAAAGAATTTGAAGCCTATTGTAAGCCTATGTAATTATAATAGAAACAATGCAACAGAAAATTTTGATAAGATTTTTGGATATGGTAATATCTTCACTCATATGAATTCTCATACAGAAATGAATGCTTGTGAATATAATCAATGTAAGAAACTTCTGAGTCATAAGCAAACTCTCATTCAACATCAAAAATTTCATGGAGAGAACCTCTACTTACTTTCTGATTGTGTAAAACTTTCCACCCATAAGTCACACCtctttgcacatcaaaggattTATACTGAAGAGAACCATCATGAGTGCAGCAAATATGAAACAGTCTTCACTCGGAAGTCCCAATTTGCTGTACCTCAGGTTTATACAAGAAAGAAACCCTTTATATGCGCTGAATATGGGAAGGACTTTTCCCTTAACTCAAACCATGAGAAAACTCCTGACACTGAGGAGACTGACTGTAAATGCAGTCCACATGGAAAAGCCTTTATCCAGAAGTCAGATCTGTTCAGAcaccagagaattcatactggaggaaaaaaaacctataatTATAGTGAATGTGGGGAAAATGTCTCTCAGAATTCAAACCTCAATATACATAAAAAAGTTCATACTGGCGAGAAACACTTTGAATGTACTGAATGTGGAAAAGCTTTCACAAGGAAATCAACACTAAGTATGCATCAGAAAATTCATACAGGAGAAAAACCTTATGTATGTacggaatgtgggaaagcctttatcCGGAAGTCACATTTTATTACACATGAGAGAATTCATACcggagagaaaccttatgaatgcaGTGACTGTGGGAAGTCCTTTATAAAGAAGTCACAGCTCCATGTGCATCAGCGAATTCACACAGGGGAGAATCCCTTTATATGTTCAGAATGTGGGAAGGTCTTCACCCACAAGACAAATCTCATTATACACCAGaaaattcatactggtgagaGACCCTATATATGTActgaatgtgggaaggcctttacTGACAGGTCAAATCTCATTAAACACCAaaaaattcatactggagagaaaccctataaatgCAGTGACTGTGGAAAATCATTCACCTGGAAGTCACGGCTCAGGATACATCAGAAATGTCATACTGGAGAGAGACATTatgaatgcagtgaatgtgggaaagcattTATTCAGAAGTCAACACTGAGTATGCACCAGAGAAttcataaaggagaaaaaccctatGTTTGCActgaatgtgggaaggccttcttCCATAAGTCACATTTTATTACACAtgagagaattcatactggagagaaaccttacgaATGCAATGATTGTGGGAAATCCTTCACGAAGAAATCACAGCTTCATGTACATCAGCAAATTCACACAGGACAGAAACCCTACAGATGTGCTGAATGTGGAAAGGCTTTTACTGACAGATCAAATCTCTTCACACACCAGaaaattcatactggtgagaaaccctataaatgtaATGACTGTGGAAAAGCCTTCACTCGGAAGTCAGGCCTCCATATACATCAGCAGTCTCATACTGGAGAAAGAcattatgagtgcagtgaatgtgggaaagcctttgcAAGAAAATCAACACTAATTatgcatcagagaattcatacaggagagaaaccttataTTTGTACTGAATGTGGGAAGTCCTTCATCCAGAAGTCACACTTAAATCGACATcggagaattcatactggagagaagccctatgaatgCAGTGACTGTGGGAAGGCCTTTATTAAGAAGTCACAACTCCTTGAACATCATCgaattcacacaggagagaaaccatatatGTGTGCTGAATGTGGAAAGACTTTCACCATCAGATCAAATCTTATTAAACACCAGAAAATTCATACTAAACAGAAACCCTATAAATGTAGTGACTTTAGGAAAGCCTTCAACTGGAAAGCACAACTCAGTATACATCAGAAATCTGATACTGGGGAAGTAGAATGCTCAGTGCCACAATCATGGTGTGGGGATAAAAGTTTTGAGGAGCTATAG